A section of the Sphaerodactylus townsendi isolate TG3544 linkage group LG11, MPM_Stown_v2.3, whole genome shotgun sequence genome encodes:
- the PITRM1 gene encoding LOW QUALITY PROTEIN: presequence protease, mitochondrial (The sequence of the model RefSeq protein was modified relative to this genomic sequence to represent the inferred CDS: substituted 1 base at 1 genomic stop codon) has translation MWARYVAAVRRLQQRTYGCIRSSTPFGQQLWRWKSSAAHERALQYKTGDHIQGFTVNQVTAIPELCLTAVKLRHDTTGAEYLHVAREDSNNLFSVQFRTTPMDSTGVPHILEHTVLCGSQKYPVRDPFFKMLNRSLSTFMNAFTASDYTLYPFSTQNPKDFQNLLSVYLDAVFFPCLRHLDFWQEGWRLEHENPRDPQTPLTFKGVVFNEMKGAFVNRQXERVLNQHLQNNILPDHTYGVVSGGHPLKIPDLSWEQLKQFHALHYHPSNARFFTYGNFPLEQHLKQIHEEALSKFQKIEPNTEVPSQQFWNKPREHHVTCGKDSFATDPKKQTMVSVSYLLSDITDNFETFTLHLLSSLLVGGPNSPFYKALIEAGLGTDFSPDVGFNGSTREAYFSVGLQGIAAENINTVKQIIARTIDEVIKDGFEEERIKALLHKIEIQMKHQSTSFGLALTSYIASCWNHGGDPVDHLKIADKAAQFRECLKKDPHFLQKKVKQYFKDNPHQLTLSMSPDEAFYDNQAALEAAKLKEKIEALSEELKKQTYEKGLELMDLQSEPQDTSCLPALKVSDIEPRIAFTELETSLTAEGVPVQYCTQPTNGMVYFRAVSSLNTLPEELRPYVPLFCSVITKMGCGALSYREQAQEIDLKTGGLSVCSHITADYAHLDVYEQGVLFSSLCLDRNLPEMMHLWTEIFNNPRFEEEEHFKVLVKMTAQELANGIPDSGHLYASIRASRTLTPAGELQEMFDGMEQVKLMKRIAEMSDIRPVLRKLPRIKKYLLNSDNMRCSVNATPQQMPHAAKAVEKFTKDIARSKKERKPIRPHVVEKPSDSNTAAGGALAGAQITRKLITDPTFQPCQMKTHFLLPFPVNYIAECVRTVPFTTVDHASLRILARLMTAKFLHTEIREKGGAYGGGAQLAPNGIFKFYSYRDPNSTATLAAFDKAAEWARRGEFTQQDIDETKLAVFGAVDAPIAPSDKGMNQFLHGISDEMKQKHRENLFAVSKEHLMEAANQYLAAGRSTRGLAILGPENTDTAKDPSWIIR, from the exons catccgtAGTTCGACACCATTCGGCCAACAgctgtggaggtggaaaagcagcGCAGCCCACGAAAGAGCCCTGCAATACAAAACTGGCGATCATATCCAGGGGTTCACAGTAAACCAG GTGACAGCTATACCCGAGTTGTGCTTAACTGCCGTTAAACTCCGCCATGATACGACAGGAGCTGAATACCTGCACGTGGCTCGAGAGGATTCCAATAATCTATTCAG CGTTCAGTTCCGAACCACCCCAATGGACAGCACGGGCGTCCCCCATATACTGGAGCACACCGTGCTCTGTGGGTCTCAGAAGTACCCTGTCCGGGATCCCTTCTTCAAAATGCTGAACAGATCGCTCTCCACGTTCATGAATGCATTTACAG CTAGTGACTACACACTCTACCCATTTTCCACTCAAAATCCCAAGGATTTCCAGAATCTTCTCTCTGTATACTTGGATGCTGTGTTTTTCCCCTGTTTGAGACATCTAGATTTCTG GCAAGAAGGCTGGAGGTTAGAACATGAGAATCCAAGAGATCCTCAGACACCGTTAACCTTCAAAGGAGTCGTTTTTAATGAAATGAAGGGAGCCTTTGTAA aCAGACAATGAGAGAGAGTGTTAAATCAGCACCTTCAGAACAACATTCTCCCTGATCACACATATGGGGTAGTATCCGGTGGACACCCTCTGAAGATCCCCGACCTTTCCTGGGAGCAGCTCAAACAGTTCCATGCCTTGCACTACCATCCCAGCAATGCAAG GTTCTTCACTTACGGTAACTTTCCACTGGAGCAACACTTGAAACAAATTCACGAGGAAGCGCTGAGCAAATTCCAGAAGATTGAACCAAATACAGAAGTTCCTTCGCAACAATTCTGGAACAAGCCT AGAGAACACCACGTGACGTGTGGCAAGGATTCGTTTGCGACGGACCCTAAGAAGCAGACTATGGTCAGCGTCAGCTACCTCCTGTCAGA CATTACAGATAACTTCGAAACCTTCACGTTACACCTGTTGTCTTCACTGTTGGTTGGCGGTCCTAATTCACCCTTTTATAAAGCTTTAATTGAGGCTGGTCTGGGTACAGACTTTTCACCAGACGTTGG GTTTAACGGCTCCACAAGAGAGGCTTACTTCAGCGTTGGCCTTCAAGGGATCGCTGCAGAAAATATCAACACTGTGAAGCAAATCATTGCAAGAACCATTGATGAAGTTATTAA GGATGGATTTGAGGAAGAgagaatcaaagctctgctccacAAGATTGAAATCCAGATGAAGCATCAGTCGACCAGCTTCGGCCTTGCCTTAACCTCA TACATCGCCTCTTGTTGGAATCATGGGGGAGACCCTGTTGACCATCTGAAGATTGCTGATAAAGCCGCTCAGTTCAGAGAGTGCCTCAAGAAAGATCCTCACTTCCTTCAGAAAAAAGTAAAACAGTACTTTAAG GATAACCCTCATCAACTCACTCTGTCAATGAGTCCGGATGAAGCTTTCTATGACAATCAAGCGGCTCTGGAAGCCGCCAAACTAAAAGAGAAGATTGAGGCTCTTTCCGAAGAACTGAAGAAACAAACTTATGAAAAAG GTTTGGAGCTGATGGATCTGCAGAGCGAGCCTCAAGACACGTCCTGCCTCCCAGCCCTAAAGGTTTCCGATATTGAGCCCAGGATTGCCTTTACTGAGCTGGAAACGTCACTTACAG CGGAAGGTGTCCCCGTCCAGTACTGCACTCAGCCCACGAATGGCATGGTGTACTTCCGAGCAGTCTCCAGTCTTAACACCCTCCCGGAAGAGCTCAGACCCTACGTGCCGCTATTTTGCAGCGTCATAACCAA AATGGGATGTGGAGCACTCAGTTACAGAGAGCAGGCTCAAGAAATTGACTTGAAGACTGGCGGGCTGTCTGTTTGCTCACATATCACTGCTGACTACGCCCACCTGGATGTATACGAACAG GGGGTGCTCTTCTCTTCACTGTGCCTTGATAGAAATCTGCCAGAAATGATGCATCTGTGGACAGAAATATTCAACAA CCCtcgttttgaagaagaagaacatttcAAAGTCTTGGTAAAGATGACTGCTCAAGAGCTGGCGAATGGGATCCCTGATTCTGGACACCTGTACGCCTCGATTAGGGCTAGCCGCACCCTGACGCCTGCAGGAGAGTTGCAAGAGATGTTTGATGGCATGGAGCAG GTGAAGCTGATGAAGCGAATCGCAGAAATGTCTGATATTCGGCCAGTGCTGCGCAAACTGCCCCGCATCAAGAAATACCTACTGAACAGTGACAACATGCG GTGTTCGGTGAATGCCACTCCCCAGCAAATGCCCCATGCTGCGAAAGCTGTAGAAAAATTCACAAAGGATATTGCAAGGAGTAAAAAGGAACGGAAGCCCATCCGTCCACATGTGGTTGAG AAACCTTCGGATTCCAACACTGCTGCAGGTGGGGCTCTTGCCGGTGCCCAGATCACTAGAAAGTTGATCACG gACCCCACTTTCCAACCATGTCAGATGAAGACCCatttcctgcttcccttcccagTGAACTACATTGCCGAATGTGTTCGAACTGTTCCCTTCACAACTGTGGACCATGCGAG CCTTCGCATTCTTGCCCGTTTAATGACTGCTAAATTCCTTCATACTGAAATCAGGGAGAAAGGAGGCGCATACGGAGGGGGTGCTCAGCTGGCTCCCAACGGCATCTTCAAGTTCTATTCCTACAG GGATCCAAATTCCACTGCAACTTTGGCTGCCTTTGATAAAGCTGCTGAGTGGGCCAGGAGAGGTGAATTCACTCAGCAGGACATCGATGAAACCAAGCTTGCTGTCTTTGGAGCTGTGGATGCTCCCATAGCACCATCTGACAAAG GGATGAATCAGTTCTTGCACGGAATCTCCGATGAGATGAAGCAAAAGCACCGGGAGAATCTTTTTGCCGTTTCTAAGGAGCATCTAATGGAGGCAGCCAACCA ATACCTTGCTGCCGGAAGGAGCACAAGAGGACTGGCTATTCTCGGACCAGAAAACACGGACACTGCCAAAGACCCTTCCTGGATTATACGATAA